The Actinomycetota bacterium region ATCTATAATTTTTCTAAGCACATTACCATCAATCAAAAAATGTTGACCAAGCCTTTTCTTTGGTTTTATATCAAACTCTCTTAATATCTTCTTTGTAGTAGACAAATTAACAATCATAATTTTTGTTTTTCTATTCTTGGGAAAAGTGGGTATATCTTACATATTTTAGTACCAGGTTTTAGTAGACCCCATTTTAGATCTTCAGGAATTTTACAAGATGATATTTTCTCTTTAATCCCCAGTTGAACCCAAAGTTTCTCCATAGCAACTGGCATAATTGGATATGTAACTATTGTTAGAAGTCTAAGACCCTCACATAGATTATAAATCACTGTTTTCAACTTGCTTATATTGCCTTTCTTTTCTAAAGACCAAGGTTCTGTTTTATCCACATACCAATTTGCTGAAGCCACAAATGACCAAATTGAAACTAAGGATTTTCTAAACTTTAAATCACTCATATTTTTTAAATAATTATCTAAACAAACTTCCCAGCTTTTTTGTAATTGTAAATCAAGTTCATGTGACTCATCTCTCTCAGGAATTTCCTCCCCAAAATATTTCTTAACCATAACCAATACTCTGCTAACAAGATTTCCTAGGTCATTTGAAAGATCAGAGTTAAATCTGTTTACCATAAGTTCATTGGTATATGTTCCATCATTACCAAATACTATCTCTTTGAGTAAGAAATATCTAACTGGATCTACCCCATATTTACCAGCAATCTCATATGGGTCTAAAACTATTCCTTTTGACTTTGATAATTTTTCCTCACCTTTAAGTAAAAATCCATGTGCTGCTACAGTTTTGGGAAGCTCAATGCCTGCTGACATCAAGAGAGCAGGCCATATTACTGCATGAAATTTTATAATATCCTTTCCTATAATATGATAATCTACTGGCCAAAAAACATTAAATTTTTCTCCACCGGTCAGGGCTCCTAAAGCTGAAATATAATTTAATAAAGCATCTACCCATACATAAGAAACATGCTTTTTGTCAAATGTTAGAGGAACTCCCCATTCAAAAGTAGTACGGGAAATAGAGACATCATTTAGTCCTTGTTTTATTAAACTTACTACCTCATTTCTTCGAGTTTCAGGGATAACAAAATCTGGGTTTTTTTCTATATGTTCTAACACTTTATCCAAATATTTTGATAATTTAAAAAAGTAGTTCTCTTCCTCAACTATTTCCACATCTCTACCACATTCAGGACACTTCCCATCTATAAGTTGAAATTCTGTTAAAAAATTTTCTTCAAATACACAATACCAACCTTTATACTTCCCTTTATAGATATCCCCTTTTTCCCATAATTTTTCAAAGAATTTCTGAACAATTTTTTTATGTCTTTTTTGAGTTGTTCTTAAAAAATCGTCATTTGAAATGTGAAAATATTTTAAAAGTTTAACTACTTCATCAGACATATAATCTACATATTCCTTTGGATTTTTTCCACAAGATTGAGCTGCTCTTTCAACCTTTTGACCATGCTCATCAGTTCCAGTTAGAAAAAATACATTTTCTCCCAATAATCTATGATATCGAGCAAGAGTATCAGCAAGAACAAACTCGTAAACATGTCCCAAGTGAAGTTTCTCATTTACATAATATATTGCTGTAGTAACATAGAAGTTTTTATCTGTCATTTTATTTCCTCTCAATTATAAAACTTACTAGTATAAATATTTCACCTTTAATTTCTCTTTCCTGTAATTTTTCTAAAAGTTTAGAAACAGTTCCTCTCATTATCTCCTGATAAATTTTTATAAGCTCCCGCACAGTGACGCATTCTCAAAGGTTTTTTATTTGGAACTAATTATAATTGAAAATTTATTTTATGTCTTTCCTATTCAAGCATATTCAGTTTATTTATGAGTTTTTAGTAGTGTTAATTATTTTACACCTAGCAGTGAATAACTCTCTCTGAAAATATAGAGTGTTAATTCAATTATGTTTTGCAAAAATAACTTCTATAAAGTTACAGGAGTATAAATTCAATTATTTCTGGTAAAGAATAATCTCCTGTAAAGCCAGGAGAGAAAATTGTTAAAAATTAAAAACATATTTATAATTCATTTAAAAATAGTATATATTATCTATTACAGATTATATAGGCAAGAAAGCTCTCGGTTTTAGCCGTAGAGATGAATTGAAAGTTATAAACCTAATTAAATAGGAGAATTATTATGAGATATCCTTATCTGATTGTTGATTTAAATAAGATTGAGAAAAATGCAAGATACATTACTAGCCTTTGTAATAAGATTGGAATTGAGGTTGTTGGGGTTACTAAAGGATGTTGTGGAATGCCTGAGGTCGCCAATGCAATGCTTAAGGGAGGAGTAAAATTTATTGGGGATTCTAGATTAGATAATCTGAAAAAAATAAGAAGTTCAGGTTATAAAAAAGAACTAATACTTTTAAGAATACCTATGGAAAGCGAGTTAAAAGATGTAGTTGAGATAGCTGACATAAGCCTAAACTCAGAAATTAATACTATAAGAAAAATTTCAGATATATCTAATAAAAAAGGTAAAATTCATAAAATTATTTTGATGATAGATTTAGGTGAGTTAAGAGAAGGTATATTACCAAAAGACACAAAAGATTATATTAAGCAAATTTTAAAATTGGATGGAGTTATATTATCAGGAATTGGCACTAATCTTGCATGTTTTTCTGGTATTCTCCCCACATATGAAAATATGAAGGAACTTGTTGATTTAAAAAATGAATTAGAAGATTTTTTTAATATAAAAATATCCGTTGTTTCTGGAGGAAATACCAGTGCTTTAAAATTAATTGAGGATAACAATTTACCAGCTGGAATTAACCAATTCAGAGTTGGTGAAGCAATACTCACTGGAACAGACGTAAGTGGAAATAGAATAGTACCCGGGACCTATCAGGATACTTTTATCTTAGTTGCTCAAACTATTGAGCTAAAAGAAAAACCTTCCTTACCAAGAGGTAAACTAGGAAGAGATGCTTTTGGAAATATCCCAAAATTCATTGATAAAGGATTAATTAAAAGAGCAATATTGGCACTTGGTAAACAGGATGTAGATATAAAAGGATTAACTCCACTAATAGATGGTGTTGAAATTGTTGGAGCAAGTGGTGATCATTTAGTTTTGGATGTTACAAAATCCTCTCAAGAGATTAAGTTAAATCAGGAAATAAGATTTACTTTAAATTATAGTGCTCTTCTTTCAGCCTGCACATCCCCTTATATAACTAAAATATTTCTCTCAAATTAACTTGCTTATATCTATTAAATAGCTCTTCACAAATTTTATCCTTACTTTATATTTATCCTTATCTTATTTGTGACAAACTCTTAGTATCGTGAATGAATTCAAAATTTGCATTTGAACAAAGTGAACAGATACACTTTTACACTCAAAATTATAATGACAAGCCTATATTTACATACAAGAAAACAAAATAATAAGTACTTATTGTATAAATTATAAATATAACTTATAATTAAATAATTTTTGATTATAAATAATATTTATAAAAACTTAAAAAATACTCTACTTATAGAATATAAATAAAAATAAAGTACTTACAATATCACTAAAAATATTGGAGAAATTATGAAAGAAAAAATACAACTGACTCAGTATTCAACAAAAAGTGGTTGTGCTGCAAAAATTAGTGCTACCGATTTAAAAGAGATAATGAAAGAGGTACCATTGGGTAGAGTTGACGAACTTCTTGTCGGAACTGAACATGGTGATGATGCTGCCGCTTTTAAAATAGGCAGCGATATAGCCTTGATACAAACAGTTGATTTTTTTACACCAATTGTGGATAGTCCCTATCTTTTTGGACAGATAGCTGCAGCCAATGCTTTAAGTGATGTTTATGCCATGGGCGGTAAACCTATTACAGCCCTTTGTCTTGTAGCTTTTTCACCAAAGTTAGGACATAAGGTTTTGGAAGAAATATTAAAAGGTGGAAGAGATAAGATAGAAGAATCAGGTGCTGTTGTAGTCGGTGGACATAGTTTAGAGGATAGGGAACCAAAATTTGGTTATGCAGTAACAGGAATAAGTCATCCAGATAAAATTGTGACAAGTGCTGGTGCAAAAATTGGTGACAAACTAATTTTGACTAAACCCATAGGGTTAGGAGTTTTAGCTACAGCATTAAAAGGTGAGATTATAACAGAAGAAGAGATGATGGATGCAATTGATAATGCAAGAACTCTGAATAGAAAGGCATCTGAAGTCATGATTGAAGTTGGTGTAAATGCTTGTACTGATATAACAGGTTTTGGACTTTTGGGTCATCTTTTTATAATGCTTAAAGCGAGTAGTAAATCAGCAAAAATTTATACACAAAAAGTTCCAGTATATCCTAAAGCTTTAGAACTTGCTCAAATTGGATTTGTTCCAGCAGGAACTCACGAGAACAGAAGATTTGTAAAAAACTATGTTGAAGGTGAATCTGCTAAGGATGGTGTTTTAATGGATATATTAAATGATCCCCAAACATCAGGGGGTCTACTGATATCAGTTTCAAGTAAAAAATCTGACTTATTAATTCAAAGATTAAAAGAAGAGAGTGTTAAAACAATTGCAATTGTAGGCGAAATTATTAGAGGGAAAGGAGGTACTATAAAACTCACCTAGAAATTTTATAAAATATCATTTTGAAAAGAGATTTTATTAAATAAGTATTAATCTTGTTTTAAATTAATAGAAAGTAGATCAAATTTAAAACAGATTCAATCAAATAGTCTATTTTATTTTAAATTAATAGAAAGGAAATTAAAGATGGTGAAAGAGGTTGATGTTAGAGGTCTTTCCTGTCCACTTCCAGTGATAAAAACAAAAAAGGCTTTGGAAGAAGAAGGCGATGAGACAATTTTAATATTAATGGATACCAAAGTATCAGTTGATAACATAAGTAGACTTTTAAAGAGCATTGGACACAATTTCAAAATAGAAAAGAAAGGTGATATTTATCATTTACTAATTGAGAGAGAAGAAAAGTAGCTAGAGAAGTAGTTCAAAGAAATAAAATAAAGAAATAATTATTATTTTAAAAGTTGAGAAAGGAGAAAAGTAATGAACTGGAAAAAGTATTTAATATGGATTACTG contains the following coding sequences:
- the metG gene encoding methionine--tRNA ligase, encoding MTDKNFYVTTAIYYVNEKLHLGHVYEFVLADTLARYHRLLGENVFFLTGTDEHGQKVERAAQSCGKNPKEYVDYMSDEVVKLLKYFHISNDDFLRTTQKRHKKIVQKFFEKLWEKGDIYKGKYKGWYCVFEENFLTEFQLIDGKCPECGRDVEIVEEENYFFKLSKYLDKVLEHIEKNPDFVIPETRRNEVVSLIKQGLNDVSISRTTFEWGVPLTFDKKHVSYVWVDALLNYISALGALTGGEKFNVFWPVDYHIIGKDIIKFHAVIWPALLMSAGIELPKTVAAHGFLLKGEEKLSKSKGIVLDPYEIAGKYGVDPVRYFLLKEIVFGNDGTYTNELMVNRFNSDLSNDLGNLVSRVLVMVKKYFGEEIPERDESHELDLQLQKSWEVCLDNYLKNMSDLKFRKSLVSIWSFVASANWYVDKTEPWSLEKKGNISKLKTVIYNLCEGLRLLTIVTYPIMPVAMEKLWVQLGIKEKISSCKIPEDLKWGLLKPGTKICKIYPLFPRIEKQKL
- a CDS encoding alanine/ornithine racemase family PLP-dependent enzyme — protein: MMRYPYLIVDLNKIEKNARYITSLCNKIGIEVVGVTKGCCGMPEVANAMLKGGVKFIGDSRLDNLKKIRSSGYKKELILLRIPMESELKDVVEIADISLNSEINTIRKISDISNKKGKIHKIILMIDLGELREGILPKDTKDYIKQILKLDGVILSGIGTNLACFSGILPTYENMKELVDLKNELEDFFNIKISVVSGGNTSALKLIEDNNLPAGINQFRVGEAILTGTDVSGNRIVPGTYQDTFILVAQTIELKEKPSLPRGKLGRDAFGNIPKFIDKGLIKRAILALGKQDVDIKGLTPLIDGVEIVGASGDHLVLDVTKSSQEIKLNQEIRFTLNYSALLSACTSPYITKIFLSN
- the selD gene encoding selenide, water dikinase SelD, whose product is MKEKIQLTQYSTKSGCAAKISATDLKEIMKEVPLGRVDELLVGTEHGDDAAAFKIGSDIALIQTVDFFTPIVDSPYLFGQIAAANALSDVYAMGGKPITALCLVAFSPKLGHKVLEEILKGGRDKIEESGAVVVGGHSLEDREPKFGYAVTGISHPDKIVTSAGAKIGDKLILTKPIGLGVLATALKGEIITEEEMMDAIDNARTLNRKASEVMIEVGVNACTDITGFGLLGHLFIMLKASSKSAKIYTQKVPVYPKALELAQIGFVPAGTHENRRFVKNYVEGESAKDGVLMDILNDPQTSGGLLISVSSKKSDLLIQRLKEESVKTIAIVGEIIRGKGGTIKLT
- a CDS encoding sulfurtransferase TusA family protein, giving the protein MKEVDVRGLSCPLPVIKTKKALEEEGDETILILMDTKVSVDNISRLLKSIGHNFKIEKKGDIYHLLIEREEK